The DNA segment CGCCAAGCAAAACACCATCGGTTCCAATTTTCATGGCACAACGATCTTGTTCGAGGGAAAATTGTTTGAATTGGAATTTGGACATAGAGATTTCAGATAGTAGATTAACGAATGCTGATTTCAAATTTCTTAGCAACTGAAAACTGCGATTGAATACTGAACACTTTCTTAAAGGTACATTTCAATCAAACCTTCCGGTAAATCCATGATGATTTTTTTGTTTTCGCGATCCACTTTAACCAAGAAATGGTCAATCATTGGAATAAGAATCTCAGCTCCGTCTTTCAACACTTCAAAAAGCGGTTGGGCCGTGGTGTCGTTGATGGATTGGATTTCTCCGACATATCCCAGACGTTTGTCTTCTACTTCAAAACCAATTACTTCATGGAAATAGAATTTGTTGCCTGTAAGTTTGGGCAACATTTTTAGTGGAAGATATAAATCATTTCCAAGCAAGGCATCGGCTTCTTCTTCGGTGTTTACATCTTCGAAACGAATTCTGAGGAAATCGTTTTTGTGTAGCGAGCTACTTTCAATAAAAAAAGGAACCAAGTGTTTGTTACATTCAACAAACACTGATTCCAAGTTTTCGTATAACTCAGGTTCGTCCGTGTCTAGATAGGCTAGGACTTCCCCTTTGAAACTAAATTTTTTGGCAATTTTACCTAAATAGAAACAATCTTCTTTACGCATTTTCGCCTTCTAAAATTATGCTTCTGGAGTTTCTTCAGCAGCAGGAGCTTCTTCAGCTTCGGCAACAACTTCTTCTTCAACAGCAGGAGTTGCAGCAGCAATAGCATCAGCTTCGGCTTGTGCAGCAGCAGCTAAACGTTTTGCATTTACATCTTGTTCTGCTTTGAAAGCTTTGGCTTTAGCATCAGCTTGCGCTTTTGTTAAACCTTCTTTTTTGGCATCTACTTTTCCAGCTTTAGCCTCTAACCAAGCAGCTAATTTTGCATCAGCTTGTTCTTGAGTCAAAGCTCCTTTACGGATACCTCCATCAAGGTGGTGTTTCAATAAAGCTCCTTTGTAAGAAAGAATTGCTTTTGCTGTATCAGTTGGTTGAGCACCATTGTGCAACCATTTTACTGCGCTATCCAAGTTCAATTCGATAGTTGCAGGGTTTGTGTTTGGATTGTAAGTACCAATTTTTTCTAGGTATTTACCATCTCTTTTTGAGCGAGCATCTGCTGCTACAACCCAGTAAAACGGTTTTTGTTTTTTACCGTGTCTTTGTAATCTAATTTTTACTGACATAATCTAATGATTAAATTTTGAGGTACTCGACCTCGATTAATTAAGGGTGCAAAGATACACTTTTTATCAATAAATACTAATTCCATTTGTATTTTAATGATTGACACTTTGTTAGGATGATTTTGTGCGTTAATTTTCACTTCTATTTCTGTTTTTAAGTCAAAATAATATACTTTTGTGTAGATAAAAGTCCCTTATTATGAAAAAACAGTTTTTATATATATTCTTGTTCTTCGCTTTTATTTCTTGCACCGATGAGGTAAAGTTTAATAATCCTTCATTTGAGGGGCAGAAAGACAATGTGTTTTGGAGGGCAGTTGATTATAAAGCATTTATTGCTGCCGATGGTTCCTTGAGCATTGAAGGATATACCAGAAACGAGGTGTTAACTTTGAAAACTACTTCTACAGCGGCACAAACCTATCCTTTAGGAACAAGCGATTCCAAAAAAGCTACTTATGTTTTGAAGGATGCCAACGGTACAATTACTTTCTCCACAGGATTTGGAATTGGTGAAGGACAAATAGTCATCTCAGAATATGATTCCGTAAACAAGACAGTTTCGGGAACTTTTAAATTTAATGCGGAGAACATTTACAATAATCCGTTAGCTGGGCCAGTTTTGAATTTTCAATATGGTCATTTTTATAAAATTCCTGTAACAACCGAGTTTATTAATTAGTGTAAACATTATAAAAAACTCTTGTAATCAGGGGTTTTGTCTTTCTGTTTTGAATTTTTCTCAAAAATATAAATCATAAATTAACTAATACATAGTAGATTAGAGAAAAATAAGACTACATTTGTCACATATTATAAATAAGTACATATGAATATTTTTGTTGGAAGCCTTCCATTCAGTATTGAGGAAGCAGATTTAAGAGAGTCTTTCGAGGCTTACGGAGCAGTTGATTCTGTAAAAATTATTACTGATAAATTTACTGGAAGAAGTAAAGGATTCGGTTTTGTTGAAATGCCAAATGATGACGAGGCTCAAAAAGCAATTGATGAGTTAAACGGAGCGACTGTTCAAGGTCGTGCTATCGTAGTAAATAAATCTGAGCCAAAACCAGAAGGCGAAAGAAGAAGTTTTAACAGCAACAGCCGTGGTGGAGATTCACGCGGAGGTTACGGAAACAGCCGTGGTGGAGATAACCGTGGTGGTGGAGATAGAGGAAGATACTAACATTTTCTTTTAAAAACATAAAAAAAGGTGTCAATGAAAATTGACACCTTTTTTGTTATATCCTATTTTGGATTTATTATGGTAGGGACGTTGCATTGCAACGTCCCTACCATTAATTATATTATATATTAGCTGCTAACCAATCTCCAACTTCTTTTGTGCCATAAGCTTTGCCACCATCTGCTAAATCTTCTGTGACAATTCCTGCCTCTAAAGCTTTGTTAACAGCATCTCTCATTGCTTTTCCTTCTTCCATTAAACCAAAGTTTTCAAACATCATGGCAGCAGATAAAACAGTAGCCATTGGGTTAGCGATATTTAAACCAGTTGCTTGTGGATACGAACCGTGAATTGGCTCAAACAAAGAAACCTCAGCCCCCATAGATGCTGATGGCATTAACCCCATAGATCCAGAAATCACAGAGGCTTCGTCTGTTAAGATGTCTCCAAATAAGTTTTCGGTAATCAATACATCATAAGAGTTTGGCCATTGAACCAAACGCATCGCAACGGCATCAACAAATTCGTAAGAAACGGTTACTTCTGGATAATCTTTTTCCATAGCTTGAACAGTTTCTCTCCACAAACGCGATGTTTCCAAAACGTTGGCTTTATCTACACAGCACAATTTCTTGGAACGTGTCATTGCTAATTCAAAACCTTTTTTAGCAAGACGTTGTACTTCAGCTCTTGTGTACACACAGTTGTCAAAAGCAGTATCTCCGTTGTCTCTTCTTCCTTTTTCACCAAAATAAATTCCTCCAGTCAATTCTCTCAAGAAAACTAAATCTGTTCCTTCGATTCTTTCTCTTTTTAATGGTGATTTATCCAATAAAGATGGGAATGTAAATGTAGGTCTTACGTTTGCAAACAAACCTAAGGCTTTACGCATTTTTAACAAGCCTTGCTCTGGACGTACTGGCGCAGAAGGATCGTTATCATATTTTGGGTGACCAATAGCACCAAACAAAACAGCATCAGCGTTTTTACAAATTTCGTGTGTTGAATCTGGATAAGGTTCGCCTACTGCATCAATAGCAGCAGCGCCAGTTAAAGCTGGTTTCCATATGATTTCATGTCCAAATTTTTGTGCAACGGCATCTGATACTTTTACTGCTTGATCAATTACTTCTGGTCCGATTCCGTCTCCGGCTAAAAGGGCGATGTTAAATTTCATTATAAATTATTTTTATTTAAAGATTGAATTATTTAAAGATTTAAAGATTGGAGTTTTAATTTTTCAATCTTTAAATCATTTCATTTTTTAATTAGAAACCAAATTCAGCATTTTTTGTGTTGCCTTGATGGCTGCTACCGTTTGGTCTGAATCAAGACCGCGGGTTTTGAATTCTTTTCCGTTGTTGGTCCATGTAATAATAGTTTCGCACAACGCATCCGAGCTACTGCCTGGAGGAATACGAACTGCATAATCAATTAGTTTTGGCAACGTGAGTTTCTTTCTCTTGTATATTTTGGTCAAGGCGTTCATGAAAGCGTCAAATTGACCGTCACCTTGAGCATGTTCTTCGATAATTTCGCCATCTATTTTCAATTGCAATGAAGTCGAAGGTTGAAATCCTTTGGAATGAACCAAAACATAGGATTGAATAACGATTTTGTCTTCGTAAGTCTGACTGTCTAATACATCGGAAATGATATAAGGCAAGTCTTCTTTGGTAACCGTTTCTTTTTTGTCGCCCAATTCGATGATGCGTTGGGTTACCAATTTCAAATCTTCTTGATTGAGTTGCAATCCTAATTCCTGTAGATTTTTTTCGATATTGGCTTTGCCCGAAGTTTTTCCTAAAGCATATTTTCGTTTTCTTCCAAAACGTTCTGGAAGTAAATTGTTGAAATACAAATTGTTCTTGTTGTCGCCATCGGCATGGATTCCTGCCGTTTGGGTAAACACGTTGTCTCCTACGATAGGTTTGTTTGCCGGAATTCTATAACCCGTGAAGGTTTCGACCAATTTACTTACCGAGTATAATGAAGATTCCTTGATGTTGATTTTTACTTCTGGTATAAAATCATTAATCACGGCAACGGTACTTTCAAGTGGCGCGTTTCCAGCACGTTCTCCCATTCCATTTACCGTAACGTGTAATCCGTTGATGCCTGCTTTTACGGCTTCCATCACGTTGGCGATGCTTAAATCGTAATCGTTGTGTGCGTGAAAATCAAAATGAATTCCTGGATATTTTGCGGTAATCTTGGAA comes from the Flavobacterium limnophilum genome and includes:
- a CDS encoding DUF6252 family protein — its product is MKKQFLYIFLFFAFISCTDEVKFNNPSFEGQKDNVFWRAVDYKAFIAADGSLSIEGYTRNEVLTLKTTSTAAQTYPLGTSDSKKATYVLKDANGTITFSTGFGIGEGQIVISEYDSVNKTVSGTFKFNAENIYNNPLAGPVLNFQYGHFYKIPVTTEFIN
- a CDS encoding 30S ribosomal protein S16; translated protein: MSVKIRLQRHGKKQKPFYWVVAADARSKRDGKYLEKIGTYNPNTNPATIELNLDSAVKWLHNGAQPTDTAKAILSYKGALLKHHLDGGIRKGALTQEQADAKLAAWLEAKAGKVDAKKEGLTKAQADAKAKAFKAEQDVNAKRLAAAAQAEADAIAAATPAVEEEVVAEAEEAPAAEETPEA
- a CDS encoding alpha-isopropylmalate synthase regulatory domain-containing protein produces the protein MKKRKIEIMDTTLRDGEQTSGVSFSAAEKLTIAQLLLEELNIDRIEIASARVSEGEFEGVKGIMVWAKEKGYENRVEVLTFVDGGLSIEWMKKAGAKVQNLLTKGSLNHLTHQLKKTPEQHFSEIAQAIALANENGIATNVYLEDWSNGMRNSPDYVFQYLDFLVTQPVKRILLPDTLGVLIPSDTFEFISKITAKYPGIHFDFHAHNDYDLSIANVMEAVKAGINGLHVTVNGMGERAGNAPLESTVAVINDFIPEVKINIKESSLYSVSKLVETFTGYRIPANKPIVGDNVFTQTAGIHADGDNKNNLYFNNLLPERFGRKRKYALGKTSGKANIEKNLQELGLQLNQEDLKLVTQRIIELGDKKETVTKEDLPYIISDVLDSQTYEDKIVIQSYVLVHSKGFQPSTSLQLKIDGEIIEEHAQGDGQFDAFMNALTKIYKRKKLTLPKLIDYAVRIPPGSSSDALCETIITWTNNGKEFKTRGLDSDQTVAAIKATQKMLNLVSN
- a CDS encoding RNA recognition motif domain-containing protein, which produces MNIFVGSLPFSIEEADLRESFEAYGAVDSVKIITDKFTGRSKGFGFVEMPNDDEAQKAIDELNGATVQGRAIVVNKSEPKPEGERRSFNSNSRGGDSRGGYGNSRGGDNRGGGDRGRY
- the leuB gene encoding 3-isopropylmalate dehydrogenase, which produces MKFNIALLAGDGIGPEVIDQAVKVSDAVAQKFGHEIIWKPALTGAAAIDAVGEPYPDSTHEICKNADAVLFGAIGHPKYDNDPSAPVRPEQGLLKMRKALGLFANVRPTFTFPSLLDKSPLKRERIEGTDLVFLRELTGGIYFGEKGRRDNGDTAFDNCVYTRAEVQRLAKKGFELAMTRSKKLCCVDKANVLETSRLWRETVQAMEKDYPEVTVSYEFVDAVAMRLVQWPNSYDVLITENLFGDILTDEASVISGSMGLMPSASMGAEVSLFEPIHGSYPQATGLNIANPMATVLSAAMMFENFGLMEEGKAMRDAVNKALEAGIVTEDLADGGKAYGTKEVGDWLAANI
- the rimM gene encoding ribosome maturation factor RimM (Essential for efficient processing of 16S rRNA); this translates as MRKEDCFYLGKIAKKFSFKGEVLAYLDTDEPELYENLESVFVECNKHLVPFFIESSSLHKNDFLRIRFEDVNTEEEADALLGNDLYLPLKMLPKLTGNKFYFHEVIGFEVEDKRLGYVGEIQSINDTTAQPLFEVLKDGAEILIPMIDHFLVKVDRENKKIIMDLPEGLIEMYL